In Sphingobium amiense, a genomic segment contains:
- a CDS encoding 6-pyruvoyl-tetrahydropterin synthase-related protein, with amino-acid sequence MRSYPLLRHPLVALTLLGLALMLPALLWGPGTTHLHQYNILWTEHFGQEMAAGHFYERWLPASFEGIGSPAFYFYPPFAYWIGGGLNALGIPVLTAINLTGLVLLVASGLAMYRWLAARGTHPLLGAALYMAAPYHLHDIYVRGALAEAAAFVWLPLIALAIDRLPERRATLLLAASCAGLLLSHLPLAMLTAFFLVTPMVARRWWRRDPVLVPAALAGAMALCLAAFYLLPAMTLQSHVSISLLWGPDYRATDWSVLNASFELFPSLALGLMLLAWPAARSFWGAMAILLALLSVRLIPFVWDIEMLNKVQFPWRALCLAEFAAVTAMMSVRLRPALAAGGALLLIFPYAFTGFLTAAFMGRPDDTAQIERIAPDAPEYLPRGFDLTHVERKYRWTDMSAYRALPRGDAILVRRAGPVTLGHAAFPIWRVTRDGQPVASAGPLIHFTATPGLYRVERVTLWQERWGAAISLATALLLALMAMGQRRISHLSKFATYSPLSPRLDRPARLAFRSRQSGGEV; translated from the coding sequence ATGCGGTCTTATCCCCTCCTGCGCCATCCGCTTGTCGCGCTCACGCTGCTCGGGCTGGCGCTGATGCTGCCTGCCCTGTTGTGGGGGCCGGGAACGACGCATTTGCATCAGTATAATATCCTGTGGACCGAGCATTTCGGGCAGGAGATGGCGGCGGGGCATTTCTACGAGCGCTGGCTGCCCGCCAGCTTCGAAGGGATCGGTAGTCCGGCCTTCTATTTCTATCCGCCTTTCGCTTACTGGATCGGCGGGGGGCTGAACGCGCTCGGCATTCCGGTCCTGACGGCGATCAATCTGACGGGGCTTGTCCTGCTGGTCGCGTCGGGCCTTGCGATGTATCGCTGGCTGGCCGCGCGGGGGACGCATCCGCTGCTGGGGGCGGCGCTCTATATGGCCGCGCCCTATCATCTGCACGACATCTATGTGCGCGGCGCGCTGGCGGAGGCGGCGGCGTTCGTGTGGCTGCCGCTGATCGCGCTCGCCATCGACCGGCTACCCGAGCGGCGTGCGACGCTGCTGCTGGCGGCGTCCTGCGCCGGGCTGCTGCTCAGCCATCTGCCGCTGGCGATGCTGACGGCATTTTTCCTCGTCACGCCGATGGTGGCGCGGCGATGGTGGCGGCGCGATCCGGTGCTGGTCCCGGCAGCGCTGGCGGGCGCGATGGCGCTGTGCCTTGCGGCGTTCTACCTGCTGCCCGCCATGACGCTCCAGAGCCATGTGTCGATTTCGCTGCTGTGGGGTCCCGATTATCGCGCGACCGACTGGTCGGTGCTGAACGCGAGTTTCGAGCTGTTCCCCAGCCTTGCCCTCGGCCTCATGCTGCTGGCGTGGCCCGCCGCGCGGAGCTTCTGGGGCGCGATGGCGATCCTGCTGGCGCTGCTGTCGGTCCGGCTGATCCCGTTCGTCTGGGACATCGAGATGCTGAACAAGGTGCAGTTTCCGTGGCGGGCGCTGTGCCTTGCGGAATTTGCGGCGGTGACGGCGATGATGTCCGTGCGGCTGCGCCCGGCGCTGGCGGCGGGCGGGGCGCTGCTGCTGATCTTCCCTTATGCGTTTACCGGTTTTCTGACCGCCGCCTTCATGGGCAGACCCGACGATACCGCGCAGATCGAGCGGATCGCGCCCGATGCGCCGGAATATCTGCCGCGCGGGTTCGACCTGACCCATGTCGAGCGCAAATATCGCTGGACCGACATGTCGGCTTATCGCGCCCTGCCGCGCGGCGACGCCATCCTCGTGCGGCGCGCCGGGCCGGTGACGCTGGGCCATGCCGCCTTCCCGATCTGGCGCGTGACGCGCGACGGTCAGCCGGTGGCGAGCGCAGGTCCGTTGATCCACTTTACCGCGACGCCGGGCCTTTACCGGGTCGAGCGCGTCACATTGTGGCAGGAGCGATGGGGCGCCGCGATCAGCCTTGCGACGGCGCTGCTCCTTGCGCTGATGGCAATGGGTCAACGCCGCATTAGCCATTTGTCAAAGTTTGCGACCTATTCACCCTTATCACCCCGATTGGATCGACCGGCGCGTCTTGCGTTCCGGTCTCGACAGAGTGGCGGAGAAGTATGA
- a CDS encoding CpaF family protein, which produces MSAFGRKNGPAGIKPGFGVARPMQGGPAPREEAPRGGEQFPPLDIASLPGETPVDPLAAPTSQMQRNADAMSRLSERANAEHVPDAGPQGFEASVHKIKEQVLPRLLERVDPEAAATLTKDELAEEFRPIIMEVLAELKLTLNRREQFALEKVLVDELLGLGPLEELLADPDISDIMVNGPEQTYIEKKGKLQIAPIKFRDEEHLFQIAQRIVNKVGRRVDQTTPLADARLPDGSRVNVIVPPLSLRGTAISIRKFSAKPITIDMLAQWGAMSPKMATALKIAGACRFNVVISGGTGSGKTTMLNALSKMIDPGERVLTIEDAAELRLQQPHWLPLETRPPNLEGQGAITIGDLVKNALRMRPDRIILGEIRGAECFDLLAAMNTGHDGSMCTLHSNSPRECLGRMENMILMGDIKIPKEAISKQIADSVDLIVQVKRLRDGSRRVTNITEVIGMEGEVIVTQELFKFEYHDEDDSGKIVGEYRSMGLRPYTLDKARQFGFDQPFLEACL; this is translated from the coding sequence ATGAGCGCCTTTGGACGGAAGAATGGACCTGCCGGTATCAAGCCGGGTTTCGGCGTGGCCCGCCCCATGCAGGGCGGCCCCGCCCCCCGCGAGGAAGCGCCTCGCGGCGGTGAGCAATTCCCTCCGCTCGACATCGCGTCCCTGCCCGGCGAAACGCCCGTCGATCCGCTCGCCGCGCCCACGAGCCAGATGCAGCGCAACGCCGACGCCATGTCGCGCCTGTCCGAACGCGCCAATGCAGAACATGTGCCCGACGCCGGACCGCAGGGCTTTGAAGCGAGCGTCCACAAGATCAAGGAACAGGTGCTTCCGCGCCTGCTGGAACGTGTCGATCCCGAAGCGGCGGCGACGCTCACCAAAGATGAGCTGGCGGAAGAATTCCGTCCGATCATCATGGAAGTGCTCGCCGAACTGAAGCTGACGCTCAACCGGCGCGAACAGTTCGCGCTGGAAAAGGTGCTGGTCGACGAACTGCTGGGCCTTGGCCCGCTCGAAGAACTGCTGGCCGACCCGGACATCAGCGACATCATGGTGAACGGCCCGGAACAGACCTATATCGAAAAGAAGGGCAAGCTCCAGATCGCGCCGATCAAGTTCCGCGACGAGGAGCATCTGTTCCAGATCGCCCAGCGCATCGTCAACAAGGTCGGCCGCCGCGTCGACCAGACGACGCCGCTGGCCGACGCCCGCCTGCCCGACGGCAGCCGCGTCAACGTGATCGTGCCGCCGCTGTCGCTGCGCGGCACCGCCATCTCGATCCGTAAATTTTCGGCCAAGCCGATCACCATCGACATGCTCGCCCAGTGGGGTGCGATGTCGCCCAAGATGGCGACGGCGCTGAAGATCGCGGGCGCGTGCCGGTTCAATGTCGTCATTTCGGGCGGCACCGGTTCGGGCAAGACGACGATGCTCAATGCCCTGTCGAAGATGATCGACCCCGGCGAGCGCGTGCTGACCATTGAGGACGCGGCGGAACTTCGCCTGCAGCAGCCGCACTGGCTGCCGCTCGAAACCCGCCCGCCGAACCTTGAGGGACAGGGCGCGATCACCATCGGCGACCTCGTCAAGAACGCCCTGCGTATGCGCCCTGACCGCATCATCCTGGGCGAAATTCGTGGCGCGGAATGTTTTGACCTGCTCGCCGCGATGAACACGGGCCATGACGGTTCCATGTGCACGCTGCACAGCAACTCGCCCCGCGAGTGCCTCGGCCGTATGGAAAACATGATCCTGATGGGCGACATCAAGATCCCGAAGGAAGCGATTTCCAAGCAGATCGCCGATTCGGTCGATCTCATCGTGCAGGTGAAGCGCCTGCGCGACGGTTCGCGCCGCGTCACCAACATCACCGAAGTGATCGGGATGGAAGGCGAAGTCATCGTCACGCAGGAACTGTTCAAGTTCGAATATCATGACGAGGACGACAGCGGGAAGATCGTGGGCGAATATCGCTCCATGGGCCTGCGTCCCTACACGCTGGACAAGGCGCGCCAGTTCGGGTTCGACCAGCCTTTCCTCGAAGCCTGTCTGTAA
- a CDS encoding class I SAM-dependent methyltransferase, with product MNRLALFAAAVALIPMGAAIAQHEGHEGHGKAADPVAAAVAAPTRTPANVARDRYRHPVETLTFFGVKPGSRVVEYAPSGGWYTEILAPLLRDKGTFYALQPTGSYLPKYREFLAANPVYDKVQVVAYPEETANIPANSVDTVLTFRNVHNMVMGGKEAETFKAFFTMLKPGGTLGVVDHRLPEDRDTALEKTSGYLKVSTIRRIAQEAGFEYVGSSEINANPKDTADWEKGVWTLPPVLRNGDVDKAKYLAIGESDRMTLKFRKPMK from the coding sequence ATGAACCGTCTCGCCCTGTTCGCCGCCGCCGTGGCGCTGATCCCCATGGGAGCCGCGATTGCGCAGCATGAAGGCCATGAAGGCCATGGCAAAGCCGCCGATCCGGTCGCAGCCGCCGTCGCCGCACCCACGCGCACGCCCGCCAATGTCGCCCGCGACAGATACCGCCATCCGGTCGAGACGCTGACCTTCTTCGGCGTGAAGCCGGGCAGCCGCGTCGTCGAATATGCGCCGAGCGGCGGATGGTATACCGAGATTCTCGCGCCGCTGCTGCGCGACAAGGGGACGTTCTACGCGCTCCAGCCGACCGGCAGCTACCTGCCCAAATATCGCGAGTTCCTCGCCGCCAATCCGGTCTATGACAAGGTGCAGGTCGTCGCCTATCCCGAAGAGACCGCGAATATCCCCGCGAACAGCGTGGACACGGTGCTGACCTTCCGCAACGTTCACAATATGGTGATGGGCGGCAAGGAGGCCGAGACCTTCAAGGCCTTCTTCACGATGCTGAAGCCCGGCGGCACGCTGGGCGTGGTCGACCATCGCCTGCCCGAGGATCGCGACACCGCACTCGAAAAGACGAGCGGCTATCTGAAGGTTTCGACCATCCGCCGCATCGCGCAGGAGGCGGGCTTCGAATATGTCGGCAGCTCCGAAATCAACGCGAACCCCAAGGACACTGCGGACTGGGAAAAGGGCGTGTGGACGCTGCCACCGGTGCTGCGCAACGGAGACGTCGACAAGGCCAAATATCTCGCCATCGGCGAAAGCGACCGCATGACGCTGAAATTCCGCAAGCCCATGAAGTGA
- a CDS encoding DMT family transporter: MLAIGLRLIAVICLSVMFVGGRIAANHGVNIVETVFYRQLIAMPVVFVAVLLTSGASSLRPHRIGVHASRMMAGVIGMGLNFLSYILLPPAEAAAIGFTMPIFGTILSALVLREATGIHRWSAVLLGFAGVVVMIRPDAGHFPMHGVLVAIAAAILTAITSLILRELGRTNPPGVTVFWFTVLSMGPLGIIMPFFAQSHDGFTWGLLVLIGTIGGLAQLCMTAALRFGPVATVLPMDYSAIIWTTLLGAAIGEGWPMATTWIGAVLIIASGLYIAWREHVRAIPPIVSPAIPPPD, encoded by the coding sequence ATGCTGGCCATTGGGCTGCGGTTGATCGCCGTCATCTGCCTGTCGGTCATGTTCGTGGGCGGGAGGATCGCCGCCAATCACGGCGTCAATATCGTCGAAACCGTCTTCTACCGCCAGCTTATCGCGATGCCCGTCGTCTTCGTCGCCGTCCTGCTGACCAGCGGCGCTTCGTCCCTGCGCCCGCATCGCATCGGCGTGCACGCCAGCCGCATGATGGCGGGCGTCATCGGCATGGGGCTGAACTTCCTGTCCTACATCCTGCTGCCGCCTGCGGAAGCGGCGGCGATCGGCTTCACCATGCCGATATTCGGCACGATCCTGTCGGCGCTGGTGCTGCGCGAGGCGACGGGCATCCATCGCTGGAGCGCGGTGCTGCTGGGCTTTGCCGGCGTGGTGGTGATGATCCGCCCGGATGCGGGGCATTTCCCGATGCACGGCGTCCTTGTCGCCATCGCCGCCGCGATCCTGACCGCGATCACCAGCCTGATCCTGCGCGAACTCGGGCGCACCAACCCGCCGGGCGTGACCGTCTTCTGGTTCACCGTGCTGTCGATGGGGCCGCTGGGGATCATCATGCCCTTCTTCGCCCAGTCGCATGACGGCTTCACCTGGGGACTGCTGGTGCTGATCGGCACCATCGGCGGGCTTGCGCAGCTTTGCATGACGGCCGCGCTGCGCTTCGGCCCGGTGGCGACGGTGCTGCCGATGGATTACAGCGCGATCATCTGGACGACTTTGCTGGGCGCGGCCATCGGCGAAGGATGGCCGATGGCGACAACGTGGATCGGTGCGGTCCTCATCATCGCCAGCGGCCTTTATATTGCGTGGCGCGAACATGTCCGCGCCATTCCGCCGATCGTCAGCCCAGCAATTCCGCCTCCAGACTGA
- a CDS encoding OsmC family protein, which yields MKINRSGSAVWTGGLKDGKGAISTQSGALDAYPYGFATRFEGVPGSNPEELIAAAHASCFTMALSLILGEAGLTADKMETSAVVTLEQKDGGFAVTASRLTLKATVPGADDATFQELAAKAKANCPISKLLNADISLEAELLG from the coding sequence ATGAAGATCAATCGCAGCGGGTCGGCAGTGTGGACCGGCGGTCTCAAGGACGGCAAGGGCGCCATTTCGACCCAGAGCGGCGCGCTCGACGCCTATCCCTACGGTTTCGCCACGCGGTTCGAGGGCGTTCCGGGCAGCAATCCTGAAGAACTGATCGCGGCGGCGCACGCCTCCTGCTTCACCATGGCGCTGTCGCTGATCCTCGGCGAAGCGGGTCTCACCGCCGACAAGATGGAAACGAGCGCCGTCGTGACGCTGGAGCAGAAGGATGGCGGCTTTGCCGTGACCGCGAGCAGGCTGACGCTCAAGGCTACGGTCCCCGGCGCGGACGACGCAACCTTTCAGGAACTGGCCGCCAAGGCGAAGGCCAATTGCCCCATCTCCAAGCTGTTGAACGCCGACATCAGTCTGGAGGCGGAATTGCTGGGCTGA
- a CDS encoding PRC-barrel domain-containing protein produces MTTETDENLRDLIASDRVEGTPVYNREGERLGRISHFMVEKRSGQVRYAVLSFGGFLGLGEDRYPLPWSMLGYDTGKGGYVVDLDARVLDQAPRFGDDGRPDYSEDYGRSVYSFYGQIYPW; encoded by the coding sequence ATGACTACCGAAACAGACGAAAATCTTCGCGACCTGATCGCTTCCGACCGGGTGGAAGGCACCCCGGTCTATAACCGCGAGGGCGAAAGGCTGGGGCGCATTTCGCACTTCATGGTGGAAAAGCGGTCGGGGCAGGTGCGCTATGCGGTGCTGTCCTTCGGCGGATTTCTGGGGCTGGGCGAGGATCGCTATCCTCTCCCATGGTCGATGCTCGGCTACGATACCGGGAAGGGCGGCTATGTCGTCGATCTCGATGCACGGGTGCTGGATCAGGCGCCCCGTTTCGGCGACGACGGGCGGCCCGACTATAGCGAAGATTATGGCCGCAGCGTGTATAGCTTTTACGGTCAGATCTACCCGTGGTGA
- a CDS encoding RBBP9/YdeN family alpha/beta hydrolase, which yields MDRFGFSGEARQPVVLTIPGLNNSGPGHWQSLWEEKRGDCERVDLGSWASPSRNAWVTRLDAAIREANAPVILAAHSLGCLAVGWWGALQSQAYGWPVTGALLVAPPDCDRMETPETIGGFGPVPRAQLPFPSILVASRNDPYIFFERAHSIGKNWGSEFIDAGYAGHINADSGLGDWAFGQSLLERLIDNAQEQASAVRQMRPAVPLAQQDSKAAPTLHP from the coding sequence ATGGACCGATTCGGATTTTCGGGTGAGGCGCGGCAGCCGGTTGTCCTGACGATCCCCGGCCTCAACAACAGCGGACCGGGTCATTGGCAGAGTTTGTGGGAAGAAAAGCGCGGCGACTGTGAGCGCGTCGATCTGGGAAGCTGGGCCAGCCCCAGCCGCAATGCGTGGGTAACGCGGCTGGATGCCGCGATCCGGGAGGCGAATGCGCCAGTCATCCTTGCGGCGCACAGCCTCGGCTGCCTTGCCGTGGGCTGGTGGGGCGCGCTCCAGAGTCAGGCCTATGGCTGGCCCGTGACCGGCGCGCTGCTGGTCGCGCCGCCCGATTGCGACCGGATGGAAACGCCTGAAACCATCGGCGGCTTCGGACCTGTTCCGCGCGCGCAGCTCCCCTTCCCCTCGATCCTCGTGGCGAGCCGCAACGATCCCTATATCTTCTTCGAACGCGCCCACAGCATCGGCAAGAACTGGGGCAGCGAGTTTATCGACGCAGGCTATGCCGGGCACATCAACGCCGATTCGGGCCTTGGCGACTGGGCGTTCGGCCAGTCGCTGCTCGAACGGCTGATCGACAATGCGCAGGAACAGGCGAGCGCGGTGCGGCAGATGCGCCCCGCCGTACCCCTTGCGCAGCAGGACAGCAAGGCAGCGCCGACGCTCCATCCCTGA
- a CDS encoding YezD family protein, whose translation MTDHRTIDIRDARPASQRIDIAASIEKVRDVLEGLRFGSITLTVHDARVVQIDVTEKTRLTS comes from the coding sequence ATGACCGACCATCGCACCATCGACATTCGCGACGCCCGTCCGGCCAGCCAGCGCATCGACATCGCCGCCAGCATCGAAAAGGTGCGCGACGTGCTCGAAGGGCTGCGGTTCGGGTCGATCACGCTCACCGTCCATGATGCGCGGGTCGTGCAGATCGACGTCACCGAAAAGACGCGCCTCACCAGTTGA
- a CDS encoding TonB-dependent receptor — protein MIARKILLASVAGLSFLSPAAFAQAAPADAAPDQADAASSPRGDVIVVTARRRTETAQEVPLAISVIRGDSIEATGNFNVVKLQQLAPTLQVYTTNPRNTSVNIRGLGVPFGLTSDGFEQGVGIYVDDVYNSRVAAATFDFLDVAQVEVLRGPQGTLYGKNTTAGAINITTNQPTFDFEGRAEVTAGNLNYKQAKAAISGPLTDRIAARVAVATTSRRGTLYNVTSRRWINEQDNLGIRGQLLFQPTEDLSITLSGDYSKQDPECCGTTFVRVGTTQRPITRQYDELVKAINANPNPAYPGRVYQVPSRNPYDRLSDLDSNLNAGNKIGGASLKVKWNVGSGTLTSVTAWRFWDWKPENDRDFTGLSIVSKSQNPSQQDQYSQEFRYNYESQKIDFVVGLFGFKQRIDTQGTEQQGADAARWSLTGANAANPATLQGLTASNTQYLKADSAALFGQLSWKVTDALTIQPGVRLNYDKKSGYYQRVVTNAQGQAISCTATPAPGTIAGTSSQCGVYQPQVSAPSDSAWNFTYDFNVNYKVTRDVLAYATYAKSFKTLGINQNGLPLNADNTVNYDASTVKPESVNHFEVGLKTQFWDRRATFNLSAFRTEIKNFQATVNGGQFGTVRGYLANAQKVRSQGIEADFKVVVSDRFTAYANGAFTDAKYKKFTNAPCPPELSGGTITTNPALWSPAGQAGTTANPSYSRPQCDISGQDLPGVSKWAFSYGAEYNIPAHLLDKDGQVYLGVDGNYRSHWNSNASPSIYTEVKGYALTNLRAGFRGEGFDVFGWVRNVFDVNYIENLQVAPGNTGLIAGQVGDPQTWGGTIKVSF, from the coding sequence ATGATTGCGCGTAAAATTCTGCTCGCCAGCGTAGCGGGCCTGTCCTTCCTGTCGCCTGCCGCTTTCGCGCAGGCCGCCCCGGCGGACGCGGCGCCCGATCAGGCCGACGCCGCATCCTCGCCGCGCGGCGACGTGATCGTCGTCACCGCCCGCCGCCGCACCGAAACCGCGCAGGAAGTGCCGCTCGCCATCTCCGTCATCCGCGGCGACAGCATCGAGGCGACGGGCAATTTCAACGTGGTGAAGCTGCAGCAGCTCGCCCCCACGCTTCAGGTCTACACCACCAACCCGCGCAACACCTCGGTCAATATCCGGGGTCTGGGCGTGCCCTTCGGCCTCACCAGCGACGGGTTCGAGCAGGGCGTCGGCATCTATGTCGACGATGTCTATAACAGCCGCGTCGCGGCGGCGACGTTCGATTTCCTCGACGTGGCGCAGGTCGAAGTGCTGCGCGGGCCGCAGGGCACGCTCTACGGCAAGAACACGACTGCGGGCGCGATCAACATCACGACCAACCAGCCGACCTTCGATTTCGAAGGCCGCGCGGAAGTGACGGCAGGCAACCTCAATTACAAGCAGGCGAAGGCCGCGATCTCCGGCCCGCTCACCGACAGGATCGCCGCGCGCGTCGCCGTGGCCACCACCAGCCGCCGTGGCACGCTCTATAATGTGACGAGCCGCCGCTGGATCAACGAGCAGGACAATCTAGGCATTCGCGGCCAGTTGCTGTTCCAGCCGACCGAGGATCTCAGCATCACCCTGTCGGGCGATTACAGCAAGCAGGACCCGGAATGCTGCGGCACGACCTTCGTGCGCGTGGGCACCACCCAGCGTCCGATCACCCGGCAATATGACGAGCTGGTCAAGGCGATCAACGCCAATCCCAACCCCGCCTATCCCGGCCGCGTCTATCAGGTGCCCAGCCGCAATCCCTATGACCGGCTGAGCGATCTGGATTCGAACCTCAACGCAGGCAACAAGATCGGCGGCGCGTCGCTCAAGGTGAAGTGGAATGTCGGCTCAGGCACGCTGACGTCCGTCACCGCCTGGCGCTTCTGGGACTGGAAGCCGGAAAATGACCGCGACTTCACCGGCCTGTCGATCGTGTCGAAGTCGCAGAACCCGTCGCAGCAGGATCAATATAGCCAGGAATTCCGCTATAATTACGAAAGCCAGAAGATCGACTTCGTGGTCGGCCTGTTCGGCTTCAAGCAGCGGATCGACACGCAGGGTACAGAACAGCAGGGCGCAGACGCCGCCCGCTGGAGCCTGACCGGGGCGAATGCGGCGAACCCCGCCACGCTTCAGGGGCTGACCGCCAGCAACACCCAGTATCTGAAGGCCGACAGCGCCGCCCTGTTCGGGCAGTTGAGCTGGAAGGTGACGGATGCGCTGACCATCCAGCCGGGCGTGCGCCTGAATTACGACAAGAAGTCGGGCTATTATCAGCGCGTCGTGACCAATGCGCAGGGTCAGGCGATCAGTTGCACCGCAACGCCCGCCCCCGGCACGATCGCGGGGACATCGTCCCAGTGCGGCGTCTATCAGCCGCAGGTCAGCGCGCCGTCCGACAGCGCCTGGAACTTCACCTATGACTTCAACGTCAATTACAAGGTGACGCGCGACGTCCTCGCCTACGCTACTTACGCCAAGAGCTTCAAGACGCTGGGGATCAACCAGAACGGCCTGCCGCTCAACGCCGACAACACGGTCAATTACGATGCCAGCACCGTAAAGCCCGAGTCCGTCAATCATTTCGAAGTCGGCCTGAAAACCCAGTTCTGGGACCGCCGGGCCACCTTCAACCTCTCCGCCTTCCGCACCGAGATCAAGAATTTCCAGGCGACGGTGAACGGCGGTCAGTTCGGCACCGTGCGCGGCTATCTCGCCAATGCGCAGAAGGTGCGTTCGCAGGGTATCGAAGCGGATTTCAAGGTGGTCGTCAGCGATCGCTTCACCGCTTACGCCAACGGCGCGTTCACCGACGCCAAATATAAGAAGTTCACCAACGCGCCCTGCCCGCCCGAACTGTCCGGCGGCACCATCACCACCAACCCGGCGCTGTGGAGTCCCGCAGGGCAAGCCGGGACGACCGCCAATCCGTCCTACAGCCGTCCGCAGTGCGACATTTCGGGTCAGGATCTGCCCGGCGTATCCAAATGGGCTTTCTCCTACGGCGCGGAATATAACATTCCGGCCCACCTGCTCGACAAGGACGGCCAGGTCTATCTGGGCGTGGACGGCAATTACCGGTCGCACTGGAACTCCAACGCCTCGCCGTCCATCTATACCGAGGTCAAGGGCTACGCCCTCACCAACCTGCGGGCAGGCTTCCGGGGCGAAGGGTTCGATGTGTTCGGCTGGGTCCGCAACGTCTTCGACGTGAACTATATCGAGAACCTCCAGGTCGCGCCGGGCAACACCGGCCTGATCGCCGGGCAGGTCGGCGACCCGCAGACCTGGGGCGGGACCATCAAGGTCAGCTTCTGA
- the panB gene encoding 3-methyl-2-oxobutanoate hydroxymethyltransferase, with protein sequence MSTTFTLDTATSRANPTPAPMKRLTVPAIQGRKVDGRTADPLVMLTAYTARQAQLLDPHCDMLLVGDSLGQVIYGLPSTLAVTLDMMIAHGAAVVRGSYHSLVIVDMPFGAYEASPQQAFASASRIMAETGAAGVKLEGGAAMADTVAFLTQRGIPVMGHVGLTPQAVNALGGYGARGKSEAEHAKIVADASTVADAGAFGLVIEGVMEDIAIAVTDSVSIPVIGIGASAHCDGQVLVTEDMIGMFDRVPRFVKRFDNVAALIDSAAQRYAADVRARAFPTDEQVYRPKK encoded by the coding sequence ATGTCCACCACCTTCACGCTCGACACCGCGACCAGCCGGGCCAATCCGACGCCCGCGCCGATGAAGCGGCTGACCGTCCCCGCCATTCAGGGCCGCAAGGTCGATGGGCGCACCGCCGATCCGCTCGTCATGCTGACCGCCTATACCGCGCGGCAGGCGCAGTTGCTCGATCCGCATTGCGACATGCTGCTGGTGGGCGATTCGCTGGGTCAGGTGATCTACGGCCTCCCCTCGACCCTCGCCGTGACGCTCGACATGATGATCGCCCATGGCGCGGCGGTGGTGCGGGGCAGCTATCACAGCCTCGTCATCGTCGACATGCCGTTTGGCGCTTACGAAGCATCGCCGCAGCAGGCGTTCGCCAGCGCCAGCCGCATCATGGCCGAAACGGGCGCGGCGGGCGTCAAGCTGGAAGGCGGCGCCGCGATGGCGGACACCGTCGCTTTCCTGACGCAGCGCGGCATTCCGGTGATGGGCCATGTCGGCCTCACCCCGCAGGCGGTGAACGCACTCGGCGGCTATGGCGCGCGCGGCAAGAGCGAGGCGGAACATGCCAAAATCGTCGCCGACGCCAGCACCGTCGCCGATGCAGGCGCGTTTGGCCTGGTGATCGAAGGCGTGATGGAGGATATTGCCATCGCCGTCACCGACAGCGTTTCCATCCCCGTCATCGGCATCGGCGCATCGGCCCATTGCGACGGTCAGGTGCTGGTGACGGAGGACATGATCGGCATGTTCGACCGCGTGCCCCGCTTCGTGAAACGCTTCGACAATGTCGCGGCGCTGATCGACAGCGCCGCGCAGCGCTATGCCGCCGATGTGCGCGCCCGCGCCTTTCCGACCGACGAACAGGTCTACCGCCCTAAAAAGTAA
- a CDS encoding tetratricopeptide repeat protein: MALTPQNSEVFMREVDEAVRQDQLLTFWQRYGRTAIAALVLGLAAFGGWLYWQHYSRTQSETTSEKADAVLTSALGGGNPDAKELDALAQAGQPGYRAAALLTKAGVASRKGDAKGAIAIYAAMAADDGLDQPYRDLALIRQTALEFDGLKPQQVVDRLKPLAVEGAPWFGSAGELVALAYVKMGKTDLAGPMFAAMAKDAQVPDSIRSRARQMAGVMGIDAVEIPAEPNEG, translated from the coding sequence GTGGCCCTGACGCCGCAAAATAGCGAAGTCTTCATGCGTGAGGTCGATGAGGCCGTCCGTCAGGACCAGCTTCTGACCTTCTGGCAGCGCTATGGCCGCACCGCCATCGCCGCGCTCGTGCTGGGCCTCGCGGCGTTCGGCGGCTGGCTCTACTGGCAGCATTACAGCCGTACCCAGTCCGAAACGACATCCGAAAAGGCGGACGCCGTGCTGACAAGCGCACTCGGCGGCGGCAATCCCGACGCGAAGGAACTCGACGCGCTGGCGCAGGCCGGGCAGCCCGGCTACCGCGCCGCCGCCCTGCTGACGAAGGCTGGCGTCGCTTCGCGCAAGGGCGACGCGAAGGGCGCGATCGCCATCTATGCGGCGATGGCGGCGGACGATGGCCTTGACCAGCCCTATCGCGATCTGGCGCTCATCCGCCAGACCGCGCTGGAGTTCGATGGCCTGAAACCGCAGCAGGTGGTGGACCGGCTGAAGCCGCTCGCGGTCGAAGGCGCGCCGTGGTTCGGCAGCGCGGGGGAACTGGTCGCGCTCGCCTATGTGAAGATGGGCAAGACCGACCTTGCCGGGCCGATGTTCGCGGCGATGGCGAAGGATGCGCAGGTGCCCGATTCGATCCGTTCACGCGCGCGTCAGATGGCGGGCGTCATGGGGATCGACGCGGTCGAAATTCCGGCAGAGCCGAACGAAGGATAA